In the genome of Mercurialis annua linkage group LG8, ddMerAnnu1.2, whole genome shotgun sequence, the window TATTTCATAAGGCCTATTTATAGGCTACATAAGAGAGGAAAAGATATCCTAAACAAGAGACTCCTATTTAGGACTAACTACTTTAATAGAagtaataaagaaataaaacacTTAAGGAAATAGAACAATTAACGAGGAAATATTGTTGCTGTAGAATTCTTCCTATAttgttgcttttgatttcttccTATAATAGTGCTGACCAATAAAAGCATATGTATCATCACTTTCCATCCCGGCAATGAGCTTGTCCTCAAGCTCAAATTCTGGATAAGCATCTTGGAAGTGATTGAGCTGCTCCCATGTTGCATCTTCAGGAGAACAACCTGCCCATACTACTAACAGCTCCCACTCACCTCGATTGAGCCTATTGCGGATTATCTTTTGTGGAGTTGGCAAAGACTTGCCATCACATACAGGTGGCAAATTACCCATAGCAACCGGAGGAGGACCCTTGTATTCTTTGAGTAGAGATACATGGAACACATCATGAATTCGGTTGCCCGCTGGAAGCTCAAGCTTGTAAGCAACAGATCCCACCTTAGCCATAACTTTGAAAGGGCCAAAATATTTTGGGAGAAGTTTATGGTACTTTTGTCTTGATATTGTGAGCTGACGGTATGGTTGAAGGCGTAGCCATACCCATTCTCCAACCGCAAAACTCAATTCTCTATGACCAGAATCGTAACTGGTCTTCATTCTTTGTTGGGCTTGCTGAAGTTTATCGCGAGCAGTCTTGAGTATAGCATCTCGCTCTTGGAGAACTTTATCTACTGCGTCAACTCGTGTAGAACCTGCTGAATAAGAAAGAAGTCGAGGAGGTGTCCTACCATAAACCAACTGAAAGGGGGTGGTGTCCAGAGAAGTATGATAAGAGGTGTTATAGCAGTATTCAGCCCATGGAAGCCAATCCACCCATTGTTGTGGTCTATCTCCAGTCAAACATCTCAGATACATTTCAATTGTGCGATTAACAACCTCCGTTTGGCCATCAGATTGCGGATGGTAGGCCGAAGAGAAAGCTAGCTTGGAACCACTAAGACGAAATAACTCTTTCCAGAACATACTAAGGAAAACCTTGTCTCGATCAGAGACTATCGATTCAGGCAATCCATGAAGACGGAATACCTCGGTAAAGAAGGTAGTAGCAACGGAAATAGCAGTAAATGGATGAGCCAATGGTAAAAAATGAGCATACTTGGAAAGTCGGTTAACTACCACCATAAGAACTGATTTACCTCGAACCTTAGGTAACCCTTCCACAAAATCCATGGAGATGTCAGCCCAAACCTGTTGTGGTATAGTCAAAGGTTGAAGTAGTCCTGCAGGTTGTAAATTTTGCCATTTGTGACGCTGGCATATCAAACAATTCTGCACAAATTCGATAACAACACGCTTCAATCCCTTCCAATAGAAATCTTGACGGAGGCGTTGGATGGTCTTTTGGCCACCTTCATGAGCCATATCATGGATAGCTGAAATAATGGTGGAAATAAGCAAAGATGTAGCTAGAAGATATACTTttcctttataaaaaaatcagccCATCTCTTACCTCCCAATTTGTTCCCAATTCACCTAGTTCAATACGTTTTTGCAACAATAGCAATTCTTGAGAATCGGAAATTTCTTGTCGAATAGCATCAAGAATTTCAACTTTGGGAAAAGAGAGAGCCATGAGTTGCAGAGAGTTCTCGTCTCGCCTGGATAAGGCATCTGCTGCTTTATTCAATTTTCCAGCCTTAAATTCCACCCGAAAATCAAACCCCATCAATTTGCTTATCCAATGCTGTTGTGGGGATGTGGTGAGACGTTGTTCTAACAAATACTTGAGGCTAAAGTGATCAGTTCGGATGAGGAAATGTCTACCCCATAGGTATGGCCGCCAATGAGATACCGCCTTTGCCAATCCTATCAATTCTTGCTCATATGCAGCCAACTTAAGGTGTCAATCTGCGATCTTGCCGCTGAAAAAGGCAATAGGGTGATGTGACTGTTGTAACACAGCCCTAAACCCGCTGCCAGAAGCATCACATTCTACCACAAATTCTTCCTCAAACTTGGGTAATCTTAAAACCGGAGCTGTTGAGAGAGAAGTTTTTAAATGATTGAAAGCGACATCAGCTTCCCTACTCCAATTAAAGGCATTTTTCTTCAAGAGACTAGTCAGAGGTGCAGCCACTTGCCCATAATCTTTGATAAATTTTCTATAGTAACCTGCTAATCCAAGAAAGCCCCGCAGAGCCTTGGTGGACTGTGGAGTTGGCCAATTAGTGATGGCCGTAATTTTTGTGACATCAACTTCTACTCCGGCTCAATGGATGACATGCCCAAGATAGGTAACTTGTGGCTCACCgaagaaacacttggatttctttaaaAACAACATGTTAGAGCGCAAGAGTTCAAAAATTATTCGTACATGTTGCATATGCTCAACCCATGTCTTgctataaattaatatatcgtCAAAAAAGACCAATACAAACTTACGCAAATGAGATCGGAAAACTTTGTTCATCAAACTCTGAAAGGTTGAAGGTGCATTAGTAAGCCCAAAGGGCATGATCAGGAATTCAAAGTGTCCATGGTGAGTTCTAAATGTTGTTTTCTCCACATCTGATTGTGCCATTCTGATTTGGAAGAAACCCGCTCGTAAATCCAGCTTGGTAAAATATTGTGCCCCATGGAGTTCATCTAACAGCTCATCCACCATTGGTATTGGAAATTTATCCTTAACAGTGCAAGCATTGAGTTCACGATAATCTACACAAAAGCGCCATGAACCATCATGTTTCTTTACTAAAATGACTGGGGAAGAGAATGGAGATCTACTCGTTTGGATGATCCCTTGTTGTAGCATCTGCGCGCACTGTTTCTCAATCTCATCTTTCTGAAAATGTGGATATCGATAAGGTCGTACTAAGACAGGTCCTTTCCCAGGTAAAAGAGGTATGCGGTGGTCACTCTCGCGACTGGGGGGTAAACCTGTAGGCTCCATAAATAATTCTGCAAATTCATCCAATAAATTATCCATGATTATGGTGGCTGAATTCTGCTTTTGCATCAAACAAAGTCGTGGTTCTGCTATAGGAGGATGTCCTCGCCACAAGACCTCTTTCTCGTTTAGGGTGAATTTCATAGTTAATGAACTGAAATCCCATAGAATCGGTCCAAGGGTGCATAGCCATTTCACCCCGAAAACCACATCGAATCCCTCTAATGGAATAGTATAAAAGTCGGCATAAAAATTGTCATATGCAACCTGAATTGATACCGACTTACAGATGCCCTTGCTTGGTACACGCTCCCCATTTGCCACACAAACTTGCAGCCCTGGTCTTTTCCACACCTCAAGTCCCAAACTAGGAAGCAAACCCTCACGTAGGAAGTTATGGGTGCTGCCTGAATCCACTAGCACTGAAACGGAAACACCTGATATTTTTTCCAATAACTGCATAGTAGGAGAATTACGGGTTCCACTAATGGCGTTTAGAGATATCTCAAGATCTGCTTCCATGTCGTTGTCTGATTCGTTATCATCATCCGGAACCTCAATCCAGAATAACCTTTTGCATCTGTGTCCTAATTTGTAGGATTCATCACAATTATAACATAGTCCTTTGGCCCTTCGTTCAGCCATTTCTGCTCGTGTCAGTCTTTTAATAAATTGCGCGGAAGAGCTCCCCCTATTAGTGCTCCCACCTGGTTTTACAATTTGTCCACCACCTTGAACAATTGAATTCCTGTTAACAGAGGCAGCAGGTTCATTATTATGGGGTTTGGTACTGGGCCAGCTCATATTTGCTCGTGAGGTTAAAGTTCCTTGTGAAACTCTTTGCTTACGCTCTAATGCTCGAGCTAAATTCATGGCAATTCCGAGATTCCCTGGTTGCTGAAACTCAATATCAATTCTGAGTTCTTCTTTCAATCCGGCTGTAAAAAGATTCACTTGTTGACGTGGTGTTAGATCTGAAGTCCTTGCCAATAAGGATTGAAATTGGCGTTGATAGTCTTCAACTGATCCGGTATGTTTCAAATTTGCTAGTTCACCAAGAGGGTTATTACTCAATGGTGGTCCAAATCGAATGTGGCAACATTCCCTAAATCGACCCCAATTCAGTTCTGCCTCCTCTTGTTCTACTTGATCAAACCACAATTGTGCCTCACCCAAAAGATGGAAAGCAGCTAAGCCTACCTTATCTCCTTCAGCAATCCTTTGGTTGATGAAGAATTTCTCACATCTTTTTAGCCATCCTAAAGGGTCATTTGTGCCATCATAAGTAGGAAATTCCATCTTGGAGTATCTAGGCACCATATATCCTCCAGATTGCGATTCAGATTTGTCTTTATGTCCGAAACTTCTGCTGCAGCCATGGGTTTCGCTCTCTTGCACTTCAGCCTTATCTTTTCCAGACCCATTGCCTTTTCCCCGAAAGGAAATTGATAATTCTGCCATCTGCTCTTCTAATGCACGTTGTCGTGTAGCCATCTGTTCCATAAAAGCATCCAGTTTGGTAGCTAAATTTTCTGAGTTACCCATGACGATTGGCTTTGATACCAAGATGTTATGTGCCTTAGCGTATGATCTAGTCACAGGTCTAGACACGATTTAATTTGCCTTCAAatctatttttatgaatttaatctGACTGACTCGTCTTTGACAGAGCCCCTTTTAAAGACTCATTTTTGAGAGAATAAAAgttacattttatttatttcataaggCCTATTTATAGGCTACATAAGAGAGGAAAATATATCCTAAACAAGAGACTCCTATTTAGGACTAACTACTTTAATAGAagtaataaagaaataaaacacttaaagaaataaaacaattaacgAGGAAATATTGTTGTCGTAGATTTCTTCCTATAttgttgcttttgatttcttccTATAATAGTGCTGACCAATAAAAGCATTTGTATCACAATGTTGCTAAAACAATACGTTCATCATGATTCATGTTTGCAAGGATATCTCTCCATAAATATTCCTAGTAATGCGATCACAGCTAACATAGATAAAGAAAACTGAGAAAGATATGATAATACCATTAATCATGATATTGGCAAATAAGAATTGATCACTAGCAATAATAAGATTAGTGGAAATTGAGATTTTCAAAGAAATCCATATATGCTTATTAATACTACCACCATGAGTATAATTCTGAAAAACCAATTGGAAAGCTAACCTTCGAAGCTTGTCATGGTTTGTTTTAGGTTTTAAAAGAACAATAAGATATAATTTATGATATCTAATAACTGATTTAATATAAGCAATCTTATCTTTTCTTCCACGCTTTTGACATTccaaatgaaattttcaatcaTTGAGAATTTAAAGCTGAGAACTGATTATGATTTGCATTCAACTGCCTATTATTTCTTTTGGAAGGAATGACAGCTTGAGTTAATTCCTTTTTAGGATCAAATTCAGGAGTTCGTTTGAATAAATGAAACAAAGACTTACAAATTCAATGAGAACCACAAGCCAACGCTTTTACAATGTCCTGAGGATCTTGAAGGATAACGAGAAAATACACGTGATTTAGAACACAAATCGTAGGAACTGATGTACTTTAATTATTGGTAGACATGATAGGCCCGAGATAAATTTAGCTTTTAAAGCATTAGCTAACTGGTTGTCCGTAGCTGGAAGTTCAATCGAGGTAAAATAGATTGTTggtagtttatttttattaccaTAATTCTTATTAGTTAAAGGAATGAGATCAAAAAGGCATTGTTTATGAACCATTGAGGCAGCAACATATGATTTGGTAGCATTGGGTATAGCTTCTTGATTTGACAATGTTGAGATTAAGTGTGATTGAAAATTTCACATTGGGAAGATATGTGTAGAATGTGGAACATATACATGAAATGGACTACCTAACCCATTATCTTAGGATTTGGGTTTGATATGTTGTCCGACATACGGTTATATGGTTCCTATTCTAGGTCTCATAAATGTATTTTCCCATGCATTGCGCTCCTTCCGGTTCAACAGCGGTATTAGAGTTCAACTGGGTGGAACAAGGTGACTCTGGATATAAAGCTCGGAGAGTGTTGCTAGCCACTCCGGGATGCCCACGAGCTGGAGTCGAGTGCCGAGGGAAGTTGAGTGATCCAATGTGAAAGGGTATCACATTTAAGAGGGAGGTTGTTGAGATTAAGTGATTGTAAATCCCACATTGGAAATAAATGAGTAGAATGTGGAACATATACATAAAATGGACTACCTAGCCCATTATTTTAGTGTTTGGGTTTGATGTGGTGTCCGGCTTACGGTTATATGGTTTATATTCTAGGCCTCATAAATGTATTCTCCTATACATTGCTTTCCTTGTCCAACATACATATTGATTAATACAGGTGATAAATCATTAAAAGATTTGTCGATAAGTTgacttatttaaaaatataaataatattaaaatttaattattaaaaataaagaataataaaaaaattatttaaatttaaaaaatttaggagagtaaattgattattttttatttgaattgatATTGATTGCCTCTTCTATAAAGAAGGCgcccaatatttttaaaattaaattataagtatttaatattaattaaaatataaaaatctaatATCAAAagaaaagggttaattacatataaaatcatcacctttacacgaaatttcaaaaataacacgtaattcagggcaccacctttcatttctttttcaaaaaaaaaatatgggcATATTTTTAGTTGCgcttttgctgacgtggcatggcATGTGGCACTCCCATCGgatgtccaagtcagcaaaaattaatcaaaaaatatgtccatgttgtttttgaaaagaaatgaaaagtgatgccctgaattgacacgttttaaaagtcgtgttatttttataatttcgtataaaggtgatgattttatatgtaattaacccaaaagAAAACAGGTGCAGGAATCCCAATATGCCTTTTACCTTGCCAAAGTGGAGATGTTCTACAATCCGCCATAGTCGGATAGCTCATTCTTATGCAATTTCAGAAGCCCAAGCTCAACTATAAGTACATTGGACAACTGTGGCCCAGAAATCCAGTTTGGGCATAAAATCTCTTTCATATGGGGGCCTCTATATCGAATTAACATTTAAGTTTATCCACACTTTTTCATggaatttttatagttttattattttagttattgtaaaagaaactgaaaattactacaaaggaattaatttaaaaataaaactgaaaatattaaaattttgatttttttttatttaagactGCCTCCACCGACCACCAATATCGCTGCCGGTCACCAAAATCCATTGATGTATCCCATGAAAATTTTGATAGATCTTATATTATTGTATTAATGTCATatcaacaatttaaaatttaggtgGATCCGATACTGACTGAATTTCAGTGTATATCTAACGTGGATTTAGGTGAATTATACTCAGAtcatcaatttaaaatttatgtggaCTTGATGCAGATTTAAGTAGGCATAAGTAGATTTTATATTGTTGTATTcatgttattaaaatttatgatttgacTTAGACTTTAGACGGTCTCAAATAGATCTTACGTTGTTATATTCATATcaaataaacaattttaaaatatataaaaaaaagttagatgtctattttttaaagattttattCAACTCAATATTTAGATTGATCTTGTATggattttagataaattttatattattgtattgATATTATTCAAAATTTGACTGGattttatgtgaattttataataatatacagAGAGATTCtaaggtagactcagtctaacacgtcatccgtgaaaatataatatcatattaaaaacacgtcattaaaataatggcactatcataattttgtttattactttttttacacttttgaataaaaatattacaatagtACTATTATTTTagtgacgtgtcataatatgataagtTTAGTCCACATATGACATGATCAGGCCCGGCCCTAGGGCTAGGTCACTAAGGCCTAGGCCTAGGGCCTCACAATTAGTAGGGCCTCATAAattgtatatatacatataatttatttgactCTTAAATAAAACTCTAAGATACCttaataaatcttaaaaatgtcaacataattattataaatggcATAAAATCTtaacaaattttataatatcaatgGAAATTTATTAAGAGCCTTAAATATTAACAAATCTTTAAATCAAGATAATTTTAATGGAAATTaccttaataaaaattattacttttgaacatttcatatatttattttagaataattatttatGGTTTTACATGAATTGCTGCTCAATCTCGACTTAACattaataaacattttttttcacTCAACAAAAAGGCCAAATTTGAATCTGGTATTAGCCTCtgtatttaactttttattataattatttacatgatatttttattatttttaatacaaaaatatctattattattaaaaaaaattaattattactctTCAACCGGATTATTCTATTCCACCTCTTACAAAGAAAAGATGTGTAATTTATACAAGTTAAATTGCCACCACCGCTTAGGGTCTCGTTTCATCTAGGACCGGCCCTGGACGTGGTGTACTgagtttatttaagaaaaattcGTAATATACAGTTTGATGTGAATTTTTGTCGATTCTATTGTAATAAGGGAGGTATAGGTTTTCAGTTTGATGCAATAATACAAAATATACCAAAATTCATCTAAGGTACATGTATTATccatctatgtatattatacatgaatatttaatcaatattataaattaaaagttcaaaGTCAATCGATCAACAATCAACTTATCGCTAGTCAATATATTGTCGACAGACCTATATTTCCATTATAGACCAGAAACGTGAAAACGGGAAATCAATCAGGTGCACTCAAACattataaacctggaaaatgacGAAACAACATGGattagatatactgagatgagttcataaatacaatgtacatttattaattgaaaacatttaaaataataaaacattttacACTTAAATAACAGTATGAATAAGTATTGAATCAAATGTAGGTGTGACAAAGCAACACTGAATTTCAAAttagacgggaacaaatcctcgatGATCCCAAAATAGGCGAGACGTCTCTATGCCGATCCCAAAGTAATTACCAATGTCTTTAAAAGCGGACCGGAGATCGAACCGGCTTCATCGGGGGTTCACGGGTTGACCGGTTCAACCGAAttcttaattataataaatataaattatttaaattagaaatacatgtattataaattaaaaaatatgataatttttttatatatattttaatatataaaatataattatatatgaccaatatttaaaaatatatagagtAATTACtctaaatgagaaaaaaaaattagttttaatgaaaattatgattaaatcaaaattgTATAATTCaagtatataaataaaaaacatgatgatatatctaaatataattataatttatcaaCATTTAGatatatatagaataattatattttatgagaaaaaaaagaaaaaataacttaaaaaaattaatttaacacctcatcatgtttttattttaaattttaaaataatttattgtacgaaatataatcataaataataatttttaagagtatataaaagaattattttatatggaagatacaaatatataattttttaattttaataatgattaattattaaattgaaaaatataatatgatgttttataaataaaatttatgataattaaataaacgtatgtaataattttttatgtataatagTAGTATTAGAGAGAGTATAGttattttttaagtgaaattaTTTTTGTAGGAAAGATTGAAAGTTGAAATGACATGTgtgagagagaaaataatatgtttaataattataattattaatatgaaagagaaagagagagcACATGGGTGAGAGAAATAAAGAGACACATGCACTTTTAGCAAAAAAAAAGTACATTTTTTGATCCATTATTTGAAAACCAGATTCGTCCGGTTTTTAtgaaaaaccaaattttttcgGTAAAATTCGGTTTTTGACTTTTAAGCATGA includes:
- the LOC126659795 gene encoding uncharacterized protein LOC126659795, with translation MGNSENLATKLDAFMEQMATRQRALEEQMAELSISFRGKGNGSGKDKAEVQESETHGCSRSFGHKDKSESQSGGYMVPRYSKMEFPTYDGTNDPLGWLKRCEKFFINQRIAEGDKVGLAAFHLLGEAQLWFDQVEQEEAELNWGRFRECCHIRFGPPLSNNPLGELANLKHTGSVEDYQRQFQSLLARTSDLTPRQQVNLFTAGLKEELRIDIEFQQPGNLGIAMNLARALERKQRVSQGTLTSRANMSWPSTKPHNNEPAASVNRNSIVQGGGQIVKPGGSTNRGSSSAQFIKRLTRAEMAERRAKGLCYNCDESYKLGHRCKRLFWIEVPDDDNESDNDMEADLEISLNAISGTRNSPTMQLLEKISGVSVSVLVDSGSTHNFLREGLLPSLGLEVWKRPGLQVCVANGERVPSKGICKSVSIQVAYDNFYADFYTIPLEGFDVVFGVKWLCTLGPILWDFSSLTMKFTLNEKEVLWRGHPPIAEPRLCLMQKQNSATIIMDNLLDEFAELFMEPTGLPPSRESDHRIPLLPGKGPVLVRPYRYPHFQKDEIEKQCAQMLQQGIIQTSRSPFSSPVILVKKHDGSWRFCVDYRELNACTVKDKFPIPMVDELLDELHGAQYFTKLDLRAGFFQIRMAQSDVEKTTFRTHHGHFEFLIMPFGLTNAPSTFQSLMNKVFRSHLRKFVLVFFDDILIYSKTWVEHMQHVRIIFELLRSNMLFLKKSKCFFGEPQVTYLGHVIH